In Tsuneonella amylolytica, one genomic interval encodes:
- a CDS encoding SDR family NAD(P)-dependent oxidoreductase, with the protein MSYKPFDLSGKVALVTGGNSGIGLGMAEGLAAAGADVAIWGRNEAKNAAALEALKKHGTRVEALAVDVSDETAVIDATAEVLSRLGRIDTCIANAGVGGGAPLAEQTTEAWRKVTTVNLDAVFWTWREATKHMIARAETGDAGGSLLVTSSVSAIHGAPRNQAYAATKAAVLAMARGTAVELARYGIRANAVLPGWIATEMTERLQSWDAFTDKAIGRVPMRRWGEGEDFAGIAVYFASDASRFHTGDSVVIDGGYSIY; encoded by the coding sequence GTGAGCTACAAACCCTTCGACCTCAGCGGCAAGGTCGCGCTCGTTACCGGGGGCAATTCGGGGATCGGCCTCGGCATGGCGGAAGGGCTCGCGGCGGCGGGTGCGGACGTGGCGATTTGGGGGCGCAACGAAGCCAAGAACGCCGCTGCGCTCGAAGCCTTGAAGAAGCACGGCACGCGGGTCGAGGCCCTGGCGGTCGACGTGTCGGACGAGACGGCGGTGATCGATGCGACCGCCGAGGTCCTTTCCCGCCTTGGCCGGATCGACACCTGCATCGCCAACGCAGGCGTCGGCGGCGGCGCGCCGCTGGCCGAGCAGACGACCGAAGCGTGGCGCAAGGTCACCACGGTCAACCTCGACGCGGTGTTCTGGACCTGGCGCGAGGCGACGAAGCACATGATCGCGCGGGCCGAGACCGGCGATGCGGGCGGCTCGCTCCTCGTCACCTCCAGCGTCTCGGCCATCCACGGCGCGCCGCGCAACCAGGCCTACGCCGCGACGAAGGCCGCGGTCCTCGCCATGGCGCGCGGGACCGCGGTCGAGCTTGCCCGCTACGGCATCCGCGCGAATGCCGTGCTGCCGGGCTGGATCGCCACCGAAATGACCGAGCGCCTGCAATCGTGGGACGCCTTCACCGACAAGGCGATCGGGCGCGTGCCCATGCGCCGCTGGGGCGAAGGCGAAGATTTCGCCGGCATCGCGGTCTACTTCGCGTCGGACGCCAGCCGCTTCCACACCGGCGATTCGGTGGTGATCGACGGCGGGTATTCGATCTACTAG
- a CDS encoding glutamate synthase subunit beta, translating to MGKETGFLEYERKDRQYADPRERVRHYKEFAIPHPEPDLRLQAARCMNCGIPYCHNGCPVNNLIPDWNHLVYEADWKNALEALHSTNNFPEFTGRVCPAPCEAACTLNITDQPVTIKSIENAIADRGWAEGWIVPRPPARRTGKRVAVVGSGPAGLACAQQLARAGHSVTVFEKSDRVGGLLRYGIPDFKMEKYLINRRAVQMEAEGVHFRTSTEVGVDVSFASLKENFDAVVMAGGAEDPRQLGIPGAELPGVRLAMEFLTQQNKRNAGDDEVRAAPRGTLSARGKHVVVIGGGDTGSDCVGTSNRQGAASVTQLEIMPQPPERENKALTWPHWPLKMRTSTSHEEGANRDWAVMTKRVIGEGGEVTGLVCARLEWKDGRMEEIAGSEFTLPADLILLAMGFVGPRKTGLVEQAGVELCNRGNVKADTDAYATSEDAVFACGDMRRGQSLVVWAIREGRQCARAVDAALMGVSELPR from the coding sequence ATGGGCAAGGAAACCGGCTTCCTCGAATACGAACGCAAGGACCGGCAATACGCCGATCCCAGGGAGCGCGTGCGCCATTACAAGGAGTTCGCGATCCCGCATCCCGAACCGGACCTGCGGCTGCAGGCGGCGCGGTGCATGAACTGCGGCATCCCGTACTGTCACAACGGCTGCCCGGTGAACAACCTGATCCCGGACTGGAACCACCTCGTCTACGAGGCGGACTGGAAGAACGCGCTCGAGGCGCTGCACAGCACCAACAACTTCCCCGAGTTCACCGGCCGCGTCTGCCCCGCCCCGTGCGAGGCGGCGTGCACATTGAACATCACCGACCAGCCGGTGACCATCAAGTCGATCGAGAACGCGATCGCCGACCGCGGCTGGGCCGAAGGCTGGATCGTGCCCCGCCCGCCCGCCCGGCGCACCGGCAAGCGGGTCGCCGTCGTCGGCAGCGGCCCGGCCGGCCTCGCTTGCGCCCAGCAGCTCGCCCGCGCGGGCCATTCGGTGACGGTGTTCGAAAAGAGCGACCGGGTCGGCGGGCTGCTGCGCTACGGCATCCCCGACTTCAAGATGGAGAAGTACCTCATCAACCGCCGGGCGGTGCAGATGGAGGCCGAGGGCGTCCACTTCCGCACCAGCACCGAAGTCGGCGTCGACGTCTCGTTCGCGTCGCTGAAGGAGAACTTCGACGCGGTCGTGATGGCGGGCGGGGCGGAGGATCCGCGTCAGCTCGGCATCCCCGGTGCTGAGCTGCCCGGCGTGCGACTGGCGATGGAATTCCTGACCCAGCAGAACAAGCGCAACGCGGGCGACGACGAAGTCCGCGCCGCCCCGCGTGGCACCCTCTCCGCGCGCGGAAAGCACGTCGTCGTGATCGGCGGCGGCGACACCGGGTCGGACTGCGTCGGCACCAGCAACCGGCAGGGCGCGGCCAGCGTGACCCAACTCGAGATCATGCCCCAGCCGCCCGAGCGCGAGAACAAGGCGCTCACCTGGCCGCACTGGCCGCTGAAGATGCGGACCTCCACCAGCCACGAGGAAGGCGCGAACCGCGATTGGGCGGTGATGACCAAGCGCGTGATCGGCGAAGGCGGCGAGGTGACCGGCCTCGTATGCGCGCGCCTCGAATGGAAGGACGGCCGGATGGAGGAGATCGCGGGCAGCGAGTTTACCCTGCCCGCCGACCTCATCCTGCTGGCGATGGGCTTCGTCGGGCCGCGCAAGACCGGCCTCGTCGAACAAGCCGGGGTCGAGCTTTGCAATCGCGGCAACGTCAAGGCCGACACCGACGCCTACGCCACCAGCGAGGATGCCGTGTTTGCCTGCGGCGACATGCGCCGCGGGCAGAGCCTGGTCGTCTGGGCCATTCGCGAGGGCCGCCAGTGCGCCCGCGCCGTGGACGCGGCGCTGATGGGCGTGAGCGAGCTGCCGCGCTAG